From the Mya arenaria isolate MELC-2E11 chromosome 17, ASM2691426v1 genome, the window tcattatttgttatagTGTAAGAATTTCATTAACGAAAGACGACGTGTCATTGAGTACTTTAATTTTAGAACCCCttatatattgtcatttaaacgtGTTATGAAATTAAACCCAGGATGTATTGTGTTTTCAAAGTTGTGTAAATCTAtgaaatgtatcaataaaaaaattaatttccGAATATAATGTACTCCTCTTTATACcatgatgttaattattatattatggtTGAAGTTAATATTTCAAAGCCTCTTTATGTGTAactgtataatatgttcattgcaattctcattttgtcatgcatgtatgacatgagtttactgaataaacttgaaacttgatgATCGATACATGATTAAGaaacttctttaaaaaatagGATAAATATAAGCTATATGCATTGCGCAAAATCACAATATCGTAAAGtaataaaatggtaaaaatggtAGCTAGCTTAGACAAAAGTGTCGTATAGCGATCTGGGTGCAGCTACCGAAGCTAAATCTGCAGCATGGtgatcagaatgtacattgaatTACTAATACTGATCAAGACGTAGCTCACTTTGCTAAACCTATAATAGTGACTTAATAGTTTTCTTACTGTCCTTTCTATCGGTTTAAATGAATACAATGATCTGATGAAATGTACTTTTGTGAAACATATCAATAACCAACATATTTTGGTGGTGTATAACTAAACTCTGACAGATATTAGCTTTTTTACTTGGAACTACCTTAGTGGCACTACCTGAGTGGCactattcattattattatgtccAATTTGCTTATAAATATTAGTTTGTACTTGATCATGCTTAACGTTATTTATATTGACTGTTTAAGCAGTGAAGATTAAACGTTACGATGGCCGATCGCTACTACCGCCTTATCACCTTGCTCGTTGATGTTTGCACGCCTGTCCTTAGAGAGCTTTTCCTGTACTATGCAAAGGCAGATACTTCCACGCCGTTCATAGACATCCAACAGTACATGGCAGCAAAGGAACCAATTGTTCGTCAGCTAAGAGGTCTCCCAAAGCATATTTATGAGAAGATTTACAATTCAGGTCCTATTGACGATAGTAAATGGGACATTACTGCCATGACGTGTTTGCTTCATGGCATTTTTAGTTTGCCAATACACATTAAATCCAGTGTTGAACAGATAAGAACTGAAAGAAACAAGCTTCAGCATATTAAACAGCTACAAAGCTTATCGGAGGAAGAGTATGAAAGTACATGGAGGTCAATAGAACAAAGTATTCGCCAACTCGTTTCAAACTTGTCTCCCGGATGTCAACAACAGACTGCAGAACACATAAATAATGCAAGAATAGGTAACTTTCCAAATATGTGCAATACGTTCACAACTTGGTGTCTAAGTTTGGCCGGTCACCTAGAAGAAGTGAAAGAGAATACAAACGTAACAAGACAGATTGTAGAAAATGTCGCAGAGAAGCGAGTGGACAGCCGGGGTAAGTTTGTTTAGTGTTTACTTAAATACACGTATATATACCCTAGGAAAGGAATAGAGAGTATTGAAATCTTTGGAACAAGACTTCTCATAATTCTCATTGAGCTGATGGCTCTTTTAGGGCCGACGACAGTGCAAATGTGGGTGAGGAAGgtcaaaatataaagcaaaagTTCATGGTTTATTTacttttgaggaacgatctttttggaagtaaaacatacatatttttgtaacatgttttggGTAATAGTTAGTTGAACAGATTTTACCAAAGAAGactttatcagattttggataaaaagcATTCATTTTCATTCGGGAAAGTTTGTCAacattattactttgtttttgtgtgaaaatgTTCCCGACTACCTTATCAACAATATATAAagttcttgatgatatatttccaaatgaaaaagtaattcaaaacaaataaaggatATTAGGGAATGTAATTCATTTCcttgttacaaaaatgcaaatacattttttgaaatagctgcaatcaccacaaagcctcAAGACAATGTTAATTGAGTAGTTCTGATGATATATATTACTCATACATTTTGTACTAAAaacatttccgggaaaacgtaaatgctttttgatttgaaatcGGATCAAATCCTGTTTCTTTAAAACTGCTCAGCTCCTTATTACAGCTTCACATGTTGCAGCGGATATAtgaattatgcttgctaaatattgaacctcaaaactaaataaaaaatgttattttaaacattttagatGTTGGTCCTTCAAACGACTTTTGCATTGTGACCGACCCATAATAACGAACAATTTATATAAGTTCTGTATTTGCGATattatgtcaaatatttttcctTTGTTTGCTtatcctttttttcaaattgacttTTCAGGCACAGTTGTCAAGCGATTTAAAGCAGTTGATGACATTTTAAGGCGTATGAAAGGtacatttgaacatattatacaacaaatatataacaccaACTATGACTTGAAAACAATGCGCAATGTCACTTAAACCACGGGTGTAAAAACATAGTAATCAGTGCTTAATATTTAGATCCATTGCTGTGCGTATATTATCATAAGTTGTGCACACTGAAGAAAGACTCCAACGAGAACGATAAAGCGCAAAGACAGATGTCATACAATTCATATCAAAGCAGATTTACTATAGCTAAGTCAAACATGTAAACCCTTAAGTAGAAAGTAAAACATAAGGTATCATAGAACTTTGTGAATTAGAAATGTTGCTTGTTCTAATTCAGAATGCTTTGACTCAACGATGTCTAGAGAGCTCCCGGATGATTTTGAGCCACCCGATTGTATTGCACAAATTCGAGACCATCTCCGACAAAAGCGACATGTTATTGTCACAGGGACCGTTGGTCGATCATATCTGCAGGTGGCGTTGACTGCaataaaagaagtaaataaCCATGGACCTGATGTTAGTGCTGAAATATCATTCCCAAGCGATTGGCGCCATATTGATCCGTCAGAGATAAAATTTATCCTTTGCACAAACCCATTCGGCGACCACGATTTTGACGCACAAAAGGCGCCTGCGATGCTTGATGTTCTATGTCAGATAATGAATTCAGCTTATGCCGGAGAGTTGACGCTTGCAATCGTGACAAAGAAAGACGTTCTCGTTCAAGCTCAAGACGTTTTCGGGAAGGACCATG encodes:
- the LOC128224165 gene encoding uncharacterized protein LOC128224165, with the translated sequence MADRYYRLITLLVDVCTPVLRELFLYYAKADTSTPFIDIQQYMAAKEPIVRQLRGLPKHIYEKIYNSGPIDDSKWDITAMTCLLHGIFSLPIHIKSSVEQIRTERNKLQHIKQLQSLSEEEYESTWRSIEQSIRQLVSNLSPGCQQQTAEHINNARIGNFPNMCNTFTTWCLSLAGHLEEVKENTNVTRQIVENVAEKRVDSRGTVVKRFKAVDDILRRMKECFDSTMSRELPDDFEPPDCIAQIRDHLRQKRHVIVTGTVGRSYLQVALTAIKEVNNHGPDVSAEISFPSDWRHIDPSEIKFILCTNPFGDHDFDAQKAPAMLDVLCQIMNSAYAGELTLAIVTKKDVLVQAQDVFGKDHDVLQNIVEPYAETTEENPEIILSRSTISCCTHFQRTTQSALQGKTVPTLVHDKVKN